A window of Eucalyptus grandis isolate ANBG69807.140 chromosome 4, ASM1654582v1, whole genome shotgun sequence genomic DNA:
acGTTGACTCATAATTCGTATTAATGGAATGATAGCATTAAACATTTGTATATAATTTaaggattaaattaaatatccatcaAAAGTTCACAAATcatatcataaaaataaaaattaaagggaTCATATTGCATATTCGACTAAGATTTATGAATTcatatcgaacaaattaaaaacttCACGCGTCTATTGTGTCATTTACTTCTTATAATTAATAAGGATGACGTGGGGGGGGAAGGATCTTCATTAATCAAAGAAGGTTGAGAAAAGCACATCAAACACCGCGTGGGGTCAAGAACTGGATGAACGGTCCAGATCGGTTGGtgggaaaaacacaaaaagcgGTGAAAAGTAAAAGAGGGGGGAGCATGTGGCGAGGAGCCATGCCACCcatcatcacatcatatttGTACAAAAGCAAAAGGCTCCAAAGAGGGAAGTCGGTACCTCAGCTCAGAGATTCCGTAGCTTCCATTTTTTTCGCtttctctttaaattttttaattttttaatttatttagttcccttttttttttatcattatttggaGTATTTACAGCaaacccaaaaacaaaataaatcccACCTCTAAAAAATTAtcgcattttttttaaagggaatcGAGATTTTGCACCGACACAGGGCCACCCAAAGGTcaagttttggttttttttttttctctccattgGAGAAGTATtttacttattaaaaaaaagtatgGAAAGAATTTGCTATCATTCAGAATTTTGCACATCTGATGTAGAAAGTTAGGTAggtagaaaaaaaatggaaagtaatTAGATAGGTAGAAAGATATATCCCATGTCCTGAATAAAGAAGACACATTTTTTATTGGCTTCCAAAGTTCTTTCCATTAGAGATCTAAATCTTGAAGTATAAAAAAGCTTCCCCTTCAGCAATCCACCGATTGCTGAGTGCTCCCCCTGGCCCGCCTCTGTTGaccctcctctctttctctctcctctctccctctcttgggGGAAGACTGTTTACACCAGGAGTGAAAAGGGAGTCAAGAAAGTACCATGGAGCTTTGAACAGTAAAGGGAGTACGATAACAAGATTGATTTGAACAAGTGGTGAGAAAAAACGGGATTTTAATTTCCTGGGTGGCTGCATTTTCTTTACTGGGCTTCTGCTGGAGAGacagaagaggaggaagaattCATGGCTACAGTTCCTCAAGAAGCGATCAATGAGCTCCAAGCTCTGATGGATCGAGGTCAGTTTTGTTCTGGGGTTGTTGGGTTTTTCCTATCTTGATTCGCTTTCGCTACGATTCTCCGGTTCGGCTGGAGATTCTTGCCTTCTTTGCTTTAATTTCTTGATCTCTTCCCCCTCCTCGTCTACTTTTTTAATTCTTGGGCTTTTGCTGGCAGTTGACGAGCCGTTGATGAGAACATTCGAGGTTCGCATTTTGCTTCTTTATCTCGTTTCTGGGTATATTCTGATCTGTTCATACAGAGGCGAGACCATCTGAGCTCTTCTTGTGCTTTTCTTGAATTGTCTGTAGTGGCAAATTTCGGGTACCCAGTTTCGAATCTTCTTACTTTGTTAAAGTTGGAAATGCTGAGTGTAATTAATGTCCATCAGTTCAATTAGCTATCTGGGGATTAATCTCTTTCtgggatttgattttttttgctttttttccccaaatcttgTGTTAGACAAGATTGTCTTAATCTGAGTGGTAGTTTGATACTAGGACTAGACCGTATTTGAGCTTTTGGGTGTCTGATTCTTAATTGTGAAGGATCTGTTCTTTcgtttgcatttttattttattaaagagTTGATCTAGTTTTATGATTAGAGCTTGACAGTCAGAGCCTTGAATAAAATTAACAGTTTCTGTTCATCTGGTGAGCTTGTTCTTGTGTTCGAGGGAAGTTCTCTGTTCTTTGCCTTCCCTTCCGTTAGTTTTTCTAGAGAATGAGGGGGCTTGGCGTTCTCAGGCAATCAGTAGCATCGGTATTAGGTGAACGAAACAGTAAGTTGTGGTGTTTCATGGATTAAAGCATGATGTTGGGTTGAACGGGGAAGGTATGGATCTGTGGATTTGATGCGATCTAGTAGTTTCTAAATTGAATCATGAAGGTTAGCTAAACACATCGAGGTTCAGATCAGATAGCTATTTTTAGGGTGGGTGCTTTGATATGAATAGCACCCTTTTTTCTCTTGTATCAGCCCATGGTAACGCCTAGTGTTAGTAGCCCCTCCCCACCCTTTCACAAATCAAGCCGCTTCTTACAATGACTTTTAGATTTCTTCCTATCAATGTTGCAAAGTCATATgctgcaattaaaaaaaaaaaaaaaaaaaaaaaaaatacggcGGAAGATAAGTCTACGACTCTATTCTCTTGAACTATTCAGGCTGTCACCATCTGATCCTTGCACATATGTAGGAGACATTTTTCTATATTCCACCTCTATTCAATCTTTTGGTGCAACTCTAAAATGTAATTAGTTCTACCAAAGATGACTAAGTACATACTCTTAAAGATAGGTTGTGGAACTTTCTGTCAAGATGCAGAaagaataattattttcttttttgagttttctgTACTGCTGCTAGGAATGGTGTGAACACAGAATGGTTCTATAGGCAACTGAAGATTATCggtttcctcctcctcctttctagGATATCATCCATGTCTTTCAGTAGAGTAGATTATCATTTGCTGAAAAAGGATTTATAATTTACATTGGAAGCATGGCTCCATTATTATATTTACTTTGACCTTAGTTTATCACTCAAGAATGGTTCCCTTGCTTTGtactttgtttatttttgttttaggtGTATGGATGTTTCTTCTTTCTGGGGTCCTGGTTTACAAGAACTGACCAGATTCTTTGATTCATCCTTTGATCTAATTAGAACATTCATCAAGGGTATCTTAAAGAAACTTTGGTGCGTTTTCTAAAGGCGAGAGAAGGCAATGTTGCCAAAGCCCATAAAATGGTGAGAATTACAACTACCTGAAAGAGCATTCCTTTTGTCTGACGAGGAACTTTTACCTGAAGGTTGCCTTTCATAAATGAGTGGATCCATTTTGTTGCAGTTATTGGATTGTTTGAAGTGGCGTGTTCAAAATGAGATTGATATCATTTTGTCGGTGAGTTAACATTCTATTCGAGTTTTTCATGTTCTCCAAGAGTTATTGCTTAGATGTTggcatgataattttttcaaattgtaAGAGAAAGAGAAACTGATTTCTGTTTGCATTTGCCCCCAACTGTGGTCGAAAGTGAATGCAATGTAAAACTGTAGATTATTTGCATGTAAGTTGCTTAAAGACTTCCAACTCTTAGCTAATGTCACTATGTAACCTTGAGGTCATTTGACTGCTACGGAGTCTTTCTTTTCGGTCAAATGAGCAGTTTTCTCCAGAAATATACAAATTTTCTTGCATAAGTTGTCTACCACCTGGATCAGAACTAAACATGAGGAACAAATGACTTTGTGTACTTTAATCGACTGATTTGACATCATGGTTTAATTACAGCTCAGGGATGCAATCCATATGTTTGATCTCATATTGAGACTGTCTAGGTATATTTTACTGAGAACTTCAATTAACACTTTTTTGAATCTTTGGTGGCAGAAACCAATTATCCCTGATGACTTGTACAGAGCTGTGCGGGATTCACAACTTATTGGATTGTCAGGTTACTCCAAGGAGGTATTTTCAACATCAAATCTTCATCTCTATATTCACATTCTAGAATGACCCATGTGATCCAATTCAGTGTATGGTATGTGTCACACTGAGGAAAAAATTTTGGGTGATTTTTTGTGAGTGAATGTATGCTTATACCAGTCATTGTACAGGGACTCCCAGTATATGCTATCGGGGTTGGGCTTAGCACCTTTGACAAAGCTTCAGTAAGTGCTTCTATCCGGTACTTTCTCTTTAATGCTTTAATTAACAAACTCATAGATAACCTGGTATTCTTGATTACTTTCAGGTTCATTATTACGTGCAATCACATATTCAAATCAATGAATACAGAGACCGTGTAATTTTGGTGAGTCTTATGACAGCTCTGGAATATCCTGACTTAATTTAGATGTTATTAGATGTTATTTTGACATGCGATCATTGGTGTAGCCTTCTGCATCCAAAAGGTACGGGCGACCTATTACCACTTGTTTGAAGGTTCTAGATATGTCCGGCCTGAGGCTTTCAGCCCTCAGTCAGATAAAGGTAAGTCACTGTTTTGAGTGCAGATGATTCATTCAACTCTTGTTGCaccattttctcttattttaacTGTCACTATTGTACTTGGGATTTATCTTGAGAACATCCCAACCTAGGGAAACATGTTTCTCTAATCGAAACAGTTGGTATTAGCCATTTTAATCGCACTTCATATTATCCAGACTAATAATAATACaatatataattattattattatagttTCACAAGAAAGGTTTGATTTAATAAGAATGCAATTTCTAGTTTCATTGGCTTTCCAGcgaacaaagaaaagaattgcAGAAGGAGCTACTTCAGCTACCATACTTCAGCTACCAAGATATCCCCTTTATTCTAAACATGCCTCGTTCACCAAAGGGGCTTCTATTTTATGATCAGCTTTGAGCTTTCGATGTTTTAAGCTATGGTGGGGCAAAGATACTTCTCTGAGTGACACAGATATGTACTTACAAGTAGGATGTCTCATTATGTAAATATGCGTGGATACACACACTTCCTGCACTGATGCCTGTGGACTCGGAGATGATGTATTTCTTTGTTTGTTGGTCTGTTTGTTCAGCAATTTCATAAgaagaccattttttttttccaatttagtgggtttcttttcaaaaaagttaaaagagtcaATATACTTTAGATGTCCTgtgtttttccaaataattgCTAAGATTCTAGCAATGGAAATCGCAAATAAGTGGTGCTACCACAAAATAGTATAGGgcgaagtaatttttttatgacaaggATGTTTGTTCAAACATGCATTTGAATCCATGGCCTTAATGTATCTCTCATTGCTGACTAAAATTTTATGTTTGTCCAGTTGTTGACTATTATATCGACTGTTGATGACTTGAACTACCCTGAAAAGACGAATACCTATTACATTGTGAATGCTCCATACGTCTTTTCTGCTTGTTGGAAGGTAAGCCTACATGAAGTTCATATTGAATTGGCTTCTCTCTTGAATTAAATGCATCAAAGCATGTTGAGCACGTGGAAAAGTGCTGACCTGTTGCATGAAAACTACCTTTCTTTTGGAGGTTGTCTAAGTTCTTTTGTCATTGCATTTCCGTAAAACTTCGAATTTGAACAGGTTGTGAAACCACTTTTGCAAGAGAGAACGAGAAAGAAAGTTCAGGTGTTGCCTGGTTGTGGACGTGATGATCTACTAAAGGTTGGATATTAGCTTCTTGCCCGATAATTAGACTAGAGTGAATGACattaacctctctctctctctgtctctctctaagTCTTAATTTTCATCTAACATGGACTCCTCCGACTCATTGAGGCGTCTCCAATTCCATAGCACTCGTAGTGATTATTATGACTTCCTATTGAATTCTTTCTCATTCTGCGTGTTGCTTCTTGTACTCCCCCTTGTAGATAATGGATTACAGTTCCCTCCCACATTTTTGCAAGGGGGAAGGTTCGGGTTCTGGTCGGCATACATCATACGGTCCAGAAAATTGCTACTCGTTGGACCATCCCTTTCACCAACAGCTTTACAGCTATATCAAGGAGCAATCTCAGAGACGTCAACCCATCCAACCCATCAAACAGGGCTCTTTTCATGTTGCGCTGCCTGAGGCCGCTGCAGAAGGGACAGAGATCGCTAAAACCATAGAATCCGAGCTACAGAAGTTTGAAACGGAAGTGGGATGCCTGACTCACTGGATGGCCTTAAAATCAATGGCGAGTGAAGCCGTTGGGATCAAAATGCTTCGGACGACCATTTGCAGCGATGAATCTAACAAGAGCTGATCATTGCCTTGATTCAACTACGTGAACGATGATGTGTGGGCCATTTCCAGTCACGCGACGTAACAGCACAGTATGGGTGGCTCTCCCTATTGTCTATGTTATCTTCTTGAGGTAACCTGATGCAGCCGGATGTACCTTAGTGTCCTGAATAGCCTAAAGCCATGTTCCTATCAGATGTATGACCTGGCATGTTGtaatattcatttccatatgcAAGTTAACATCATTTCCACCTAGGGATCTCTTGGAGGCTCTCAGATTTTAAAGGAGATGTTCCTCATCTTCTTTACACGATATGACTGTCGGATGTTGCAAATGTTTACTAGCAAGTCTAGCTAGTCAATGTCTTCGGTTTCGTTGTTCATAATGTATGCATTAGGCGCATTTCTATTTTAAGCAATGAATATTCTGTCTAACTCCTAAGCACTTTATTATGTGCATTATGTTCTATGGAGAGTTATAACCCAATCCATCGAAGAGGGTGAACTACATAAAAACAATTCACACCAGGATGCCAGAATGAGCGTTTCAGACATTTCTCAATATCTTATGATTGTACATTCCCTTGCCAATGAAGATTAAGATACACCAATGAATATTTCAGACACTTCTCAAGATCTTATGATTGTACATTTCCTTGCCAACGAAGAACAAGATACACTAAAGAGTACATTCTTGttttatttggttattttatGTAAGAAATAGCCACTATAAGGAAGAACGGCGGATCTGAGAAGAAGACCTGCAAGACAGAAAGCTCCTAGTAAGTTCAGATTCCATGGTTGCATCACAGCAGCAGGTCACAAAATGCGCGTCTAGATGCATTGATCCTCGGAAGCACCACACAAGATATTTCCTTGCATCACGTTATTGACCATTGTTCAAACGATTCGGCAATTACATGCGAGACACGTCACACTTTTAGGGGAAACCATTTATTTGCATCTTTCTAATGCCCTAAGGCGCTGCCACAGATTGACTTGATGACATGTTCTTGGGACGAAGGTGTCTTCCGGTCCACCAAAGATTGAGCAATTCACAATATATTAGGAGGTTGTAGCAGGACAACCAGTTTCTCCAAATTAACTGACATAAGGATAATCTATACCAAAGCAGTAGAGGCTTACATGAGCTCAACAACAAGGGCAGATGCCCCACCTCCCCCATTGCAGATCCCACCTACACCATATCTCCCGTTCTTCTGTCTCAGCACCTGAATCACCACCATGCAATTTCCAAGATGGTCAAAGCGCAAAATGACTTAAAGCACCAGAGAGAAAGAGGAGTTGATCATCCAGCTTCAAGCCTACTAACAAAGCGACATTGCCAAGAATAATAGCAAGATAAGCAAGTAAAATTTTACCCCTAACAATGTGACCAGTATGCGAGCTCCACTGCATCCTAGTGGATGTCCTAGCGATACAGCTCCGCCATGCACATTGACTCGTTCCTGAAATCAACAGCCATAAACAATGGTCCTGATAAGGTAACGTAGTTGGAAACATCaaaagtaagaaaacaaacGAATAAGTTGAAAGGAGAGAGAACTTAAAAGGACTTGATCTAAGAGTGCACTAAACTGAATGGTATAAATAAGTTTTTGCAACACTCACAGGTTTTAGAGCAAGTAGCTTTTGATTGGCAAGAACCACAACCTGCAGAGATGGGTACCGAACTATGGTCAGCAGATCCACCAGAAGAATATAAAGCTAGGTGTCAAATATCAAGTATGACAACATACAGAGAATGCTTCATTAATTTCATAGTAGTCAATTTGACTAGCATCAAGACCAGCATTCGAAATGGCTTTTGGTATTGCGAGGGCTGGGGCCGTCGTGAATAGTTCGGGTGCCTGCAAGAGAATAAACTTCAGCAACTGTCCATCAAAGTTCTATAgagagaaaagttaaaaaagaaatgttagAATTTCATGGCACCTGAGCAGCATCGGCATATCCTTTGATCTTTGCAATTACTTGCAACCCAAGTTCAAGTACTTTCTTCCCACTAACTAGAACTAGTGCAGCTGCACCATCACTGCACAGAATGATAAAGAGAGTTGAAAGATTTGGCACAGAAACCACCAAAACAGCAAAGACAGTTTGATATCCAGAAACGCATGCTTTAGCACATGCATATACCTTATGAGAGATGCATTCCCAGCAGTAACAGAACCGCCATTCTCCTTGAAGCTAGGTCTCAGTTTCTTGAGTTTTGCCGAGTCAAACTATgggaggaaaagagagatggTAGAGGAAACAGGTGAGGATAAGAAGGCATCTAAAAAGTGCAAGAATCCAATGCAGAAGCCTCACCGGAAGTGAAGAAAAGCTAAACAAACCCTAAAGAGATTATTTTTGACACCGTATTATGATCTTATCCTGTGTCGTTGCTTATCCGTCCTTAACCAAGAGGATCCAACATAATTGAATAACTgcaaaagaatttgagattACGTCTGTTTAACCACCTCTGAACCAGAGTAATTACCTTTCCTAaaccttcatctttatctacaATTGTTGATGgctttcctcttcctcctgaaacttcaacCTGTAAGTGCAATACTGAAATCAGAATTACATCAGTTAAATCAGGAACTTCTGTTATGTGAAATAGAGATCACACCGGCACTATCTCCCAGGCAAAGAGACCACTATTTTGGGCAGCGATTCCTCTTTCATAGCTCTGAATAGCATAAGAATCCTGTAATGACCATGAAAAAAGATGTAACAAGTCAATGCAGAAACCTGTAGCACATTCAATAGGGAATATGAGTAAATCAAAGTAGATTTCTGTTCCCAGTTAAAATGAATCAGCTGAAGCAGCacacaagcaaaaaaaaaatcatgcatttaATGTTAAGCCACATGAAAAGAGTCATACATGCCCATCATAGGGAATTAAGAAATGACAGCACCCAGTTTACCGAATCAGCCAAAGCAGCACACCAGCAACAAAAAGCTCATGCATTTAATGTTAAGCCACATGAAGAGAATCATAGCCTCAAAATGCGCACCATAGGGAAATAAGAAATGACAGCATCGATGAATTCCACCTAGATACTACCGTTATTCTCTGGATGATAGTTCCTAATACAGTCTGTTCAATATAGTACAAGTTCACTGTTGTGAAGAGAAGGACGATATATTTAAATTGAATCAGATCATGAATCAATAcctgttcttcttttgttatgCTATGATTCTCAGCACAAATTTCTGCGCAAACACCCATTCCAAAATCATTGTAAACATCCCAAAGGCCATCTTTGAGCATGCCATCAACAATGATATCATGTCCAAGTCGAGATCCCTTCCTGCTCATCCAATAATACACAAGTGCATCAAAATGCTAGCCCGGAATCTTTAAGATAAAGTTTTCCACATGCCCCAGCCaaatataataaaaaggaaagtcaTAACAATATGGAACAATACCATCCAAAGGTAGGCTCTAGAATTCTTCATGTTGCCTTATAGCTAGTAGGAAATATGCTTCGGAATTACAAGGGAAGAACAACTAAAATAAGCCTTCTTAGTACACGAAAAATTCATGTATCTATAAATTGGAAGAGATGTGTTCTAGAACTCTCTGAAACACAAACCAACTAAGTACACATACGAACCTTGCTTCAGCTAAATATTTGGGTGCATTAGACATGCTTTCCATACCACCAGCCACAACAAAATCATTAATGCCCAACTGAATGGTATGTGCTGCGAGCATTGTAGCTGATAAAGCAAAGGGAATTTAACATGTCAACACTCTTTAGAAATGCGAAACACcgaagaaaagtgaaaagaattcGTGTTTAGCCTTGTCACGAAAGGTGACCTTTCATTCCTGCTGCGCAGACTTTGTTCACAGTGGTGCAAATCACTGAATTAGGTATGCCAGCGCCTAAAGCAGCCTGTCTAGCTGGGGCTTGCCCTAAATTTGCACTTAGGACATTCCCAAAGAACACCTCTTGCACCAGTGCAGGATCTACGTTAGCTCTCTTAAGGGCACCTTCAAATGAACATGAGCAACACAATCAGATTGACCTTTTAAAGCTAACAATATGATTGTGTGAAATCAAAGATAAAGGAATTGGGTATTACATTGAATAGCTATGGAACCAAGCTGAGTagctgagaaagaagaaagggaaccCAGAAGGCCACCCATGGGCGTACGAGCAACACCAACAATACAAACATCTGTTGGAGCAAAAATCAAACATTCAAAGTTGGAAGAGAATTAAATGAATTATAGGGAAAGGGACACTGTCAATTCCATAACTTTCATACATGTGTCATATCTTTTCAATTGATCACTAGTTTCATAACCTCTAAAGGACATTCAATTAAGTGATGTTGTcgatttcttttgcaaaaaaatccaGCATGGGacttatttaatataaattcatttggcATGACTTGCAGGGGAAAGGATGTCATCAAAAAGCGTGTAAAAGAAGTCATTTTACGCTTTCCTTGCCCCAAATTAACGAATCAGGGCTAAATTAGGTCAAATGTAAAACCCTGGCTCCATAACAATCTTCAAAAGCTTGTGAAATGATGAGCCTTCAAGTGTTTCTTTGTTACGTC
This region includes:
- the LOC104428138 gene encoding phosphatidylinositol/phosphatidylcholine transfer protein SFH9 isoform X1, coding for MATVPQEAINELQALMDRVDEPLMRTFENIHQGYLKETLVRFLKAREGNVAKAHKMLLDCLKWRVQNEIDIILSKPIIPDDLYRAVRDSQLIGLSGYSKEGLPVYAIGVGLSTFDKASVHYYVQSHIQINEYRDRVILPSASKRYGRPITTCLKVLDMSGLRLSALSQIKLLTIISTVDDLNYPEKTNTYYIVNAPYVFSACWKVVKPLLQERTRKKVQVLPGCGRDDLLKIMDYSSLPHFCKGEGSGSGRHTSYGPENCYSLDHPFHQQLYSYIKEQSQRRQPIQPIKQGSFHVALPEAAAEGTEIAKTIESELQKFETEVGCLTHWMALKSMASEAVGIKMLRTTICSDESNKS
- the LOC104428138 gene encoding phosphatidylinositol/phosphatidylcholine transfer protein SFH9 isoform X2, with translation MLLDCLKWRVQNEIDIILSKPIIPDDLYRAVRDSQLIGLSGYSKEGLPVYAIGVGLSTFDKASVHYYVQSHIQINEYRDRVILPSASKRYGRPITTCLKVLDMSGLRLSALSQIKLLTIISTVDDLNYPEKTNTYYIVNAPYVFSACWKVVKPLLQERTRKKVQVLPGCGRDDLLKIMDYSSLPHFCKGEGSGSGRHTSYGPENCYSLDHPFHQQLYSYIKEQSQRRQPIQPIKQGSFHVALPEAAAEGTEIAKTIESELQKFETEVGCLTHWMALKSMASEAVGIKMLRTTICSDESNKS
- the LOC104428137 gene encoding acetyl-CoA acetyltransferase, cytosolic 1 encodes the protein MASASESIRPQDVCIVGVARTPMGGLLGSLSSFSATQLGSIAIQCALKRANVDPALVQEVFFGNVLSANLGQAPARQAALGAGIPNSVICTTVNKVCAAGMKATMLAAHTIQLGINDFVVAGGMESMSNAPKYLAEARKGSRLGHDIIVDGMLKDGLWDVYNDFGMGVCAEICAENHSITKEEQDSYAIQSYERGIAAQNSGLFAWEIVPVEVSGGRGKPSTIVDKDEGLGKFDSAKLKKLRPSFKENGGSVTAGNASLISDGAAALVLVSGKKVLELGLQVIAKIKGYADAAQAPELFTTAPALAIPKAISNAGLDASQIDYYEINEAFSVVVLANQKLLALKPERVNVHGGAVSLGHPLGCSGARILVTLLGVLRQKNGRYGVGGICNGGGGASALVVELMSSSQIRRSSL